One genomic window of Pseudokineococcus lusitanus includes the following:
- the sigE gene encoding RNA polymerase sigma factor SigE, with protein sequence MTTRAADGPGADAGTPVPADGSRADAGPLAGAVADERAPWAPPTWEEVVRDHSARVFRLSYRLTGNRHDAEDLTQEVFVRVFRSLSSYTPGTFEGWLHRITTNLFLDQVRRKQRIRFDALGDDASDRLPGRDPGPERAYEHGNLDRDVQAALLDLSPEFRAAVVLCDIEGLSYEEISRTLGVKIGTVRSRIHRARAQLRTALAHRAPAVLPPG encoded by the coding sequence ATGACGACGCGAGCCGCCGACGGCCCGGGCGCCGACGCCGGCACCCCGGTGCCGGCCGACGGGTCCCGGGCGGACGCCGGCCCCCTCGCCGGGGCGGTCGCCGACGAGCGCGCCCCCTGGGCCCCGCCGACGTGGGAGGAGGTCGTGCGCGACCACTCCGCCCGCGTCTTCCGTCTCTCCTACCGCCTCACGGGCAACCGCCACGACGCCGAGGACCTCACGCAGGAGGTCTTCGTGCGGGTGTTCCGCTCGCTGTCGAGCTACACCCCCGGCACCTTCGAGGGCTGGCTGCACCGGATCACGACCAACCTCTTCCTCGACCAGGTGCGTCGCAAGCAGCGCATCCGCTTCGACGCCCTCGGCGACGACGCCTCGGACCGCCTGCCGGGCCGCGACCCCGGCCCCGAGCGGGCCTACGAGCACGGCAACCTCGACCGCGACGTCCAGGCCGCCCTGCTCGACCTGTCGCCCGAGTTCCGCGCCGCCGTCGTCCTCTGCGACATCGAGGGGCTCAGCTACGAGGAGATCTCCCGGACGCTCGGCGTGAAGATCGGCACGGTGCGCTCGCGCATCCACCGGGCGCGCGCCCAGCTCCGGACGGCGCTCGCCCACCGCGCGCCCGCGGTCCTGCCGCCGGGCTGA
- a CDS encoding O-methyltransferase — protein sequence MAATSAASRSYAEDFVVEDEVLERARGRGVELGCSPVDPGTGAALRLLAAAAGARAVVEVGTGTGVSTLWLLAGMPADGVLTTIDSEPEHQRAARTAVAEAGVRSGRVRVIGGRALEVLPRLTDGAYDLVLLDGDRLELDAQLDQALRLLRPGGLLVVAGALWRDRVADPAQRDAVTTAVREAVRRVRDDERLLPALLPVGDGLLAGVVRG from the coding sequence ATCGCCGCCACGTCCGCCGCCAGCCGCAGCTACGCCGAGGACTTCGTCGTCGAGGACGAGGTGCTCGAGCGGGCGCGCGGCCGCGGCGTCGAGCTGGGCTGCTCCCCCGTCGACCCCGGCACCGGCGCCGCCCTGCGCCTGCTCGCGGCGGCGGCGGGCGCCCGCGCCGTCGTCGAGGTGGGCACCGGCACGGGCGTCTCGACGCTGTGGCTGCTCGCCGGGATGCCCGCCGACGGCGTCCTCACGACGATCGACAGCGAGCCGGAGCACCAGCGCGCGGCGCGCACGGCCGTCGCCGAGGCGGGCGTCCGCAGCGGCCGGGTGCGCGTCATCGGCGGGCGGGCGCTCGAGGTGCTCCCCCGCCTCACGGACGGCGCCTACGACCTCGTCCTCCTCGACGGCGACCGCCTCGAGCTCGACGCCCAGCTGGACCAGGCCCTGCGCCTGCTGCGCCCCGGCGGCCTCCTCGTCGTCGCGGGCGCGCTGTGGCGCGACCGCGTCGCCGACCCGGCCCAGCGCGACGCGGTGACGACGGCCGTCCGCGAGGCGGTGCGGCGCGTGCGCGACGACGAGCGGCTGCTGCCGGCGCTCCTGCCCGTCGGCGACGGGCTGCTCGCCGGCGTCGTCCGCGGCTGA